A DNA window from Pirellulales bacterium contains the following coding sequences:
- the hemW gene encoding radical SAM family heme chaperone HemW, giving the protein MSLTPDSASAAPRAAYLHVPFCRRRCGYCNFAIVVGRDELADEYLRAVEIEWSWLGEARPVDTLYFGGGTPSQLGPARLERLCSAAANWHPVAPGGEWTVEANPDDVDESLVAMLARVGVTRVSLGAQSLADRKLIALDRTHDPAAVRRAAAAIRGAGLQLATDLIFAAPGETLADWQADVAATLALEPDHVSTYGLTFERGTSFWSQRLRGELAGADEQLERDMYAAAIDMLGAAGFEHYEVSNFARSGRRSRHNEAYWAGDEYYAAGPGAARYVAEVRETNHRSTTTWLRRVLAGESPVAEREELSPEERARERLVFGLRRLAGVERRWFLARTGCSLDELAGREIAKFVSLGMLVDDGQAVRLTRAGLFVSDALWPELL; this is encoded by the coding sequence GTGTCCCTCACTCCTGATTCGGCGTCCGCGGCCCCCCGAGCCGCGTACCTCCATGTCCCCTTCTGCCGGCGGCGGTGCGGGTACTGCAACTTTGCGATCGTCGTCGGCCGCGACGAGTTGGCCGACGAGTACCTGCGGGCCGTCGAGATCGAGTGGAGCTGGCTCGGCGAGGCGCGGCCGGTCGACACGCTCTATTTCGGCGGCGGGACCCCCTCGCAGCTTGGGCCCGCGCGATTGGAGCGGCTCTGTTCCGCGGCGGCGAACTGGCATCCCGTGGCCCCCGGCGGGGAGTGGACCGTCGAGGCGAACCCCGACGACGTCGACGAGTCGCTCGTCGCGATGCTCGCCCGGGTCGGCGTCACGCGGGTGAGTTTGGGGGCGCAGTCGCTCGCGGATCGCAAGCTCATTGCGCTCGATCGCACCCACGACCCGGCTGCGGTTCGCCGGGCCGCAGCGGCAATTCGCGGCGCCGGGCTGCAATTGGCGACCGATCTCATCTTCGCGGCGCCGGGCGAGACGCTCGCCGATTGGCAGGCCGACGTCGCGGCGACGCTGGCGCTCGAGCCCGACCACGTCTCGACCTACGGGCTGACGTTTGAGCGCGGCACGAGCTTCTGGTCGCAACGGTTGCGGGGCGAGTTGGCTGGCGCCGACGAACAACTGGAACGCGACATGTACGCCGCGGCGATCGACATGCTGGGCGCTGCGGGGTTTGAGCACTACGAGGTGTCGAATTTTGCCCGCTCGGGTCGCCGCAGTCGCCACAACGAAGCCTACTGGGCCGGCGACGAGTACTATGCCGCGGGCCCCGGAGCGGCGCGGTACGTGGCGGAGGTGCGCGAGACGAATCACCGCAGCACGACGACGTGGCTGCGGCGCGTGTTGGCCGGGGAATCGCCCGTGGCCGAGCGTGAGGAGTTGTCCCCCGAGGAGCGGGCCCGCGAGCGGCTCGTCTTCGGGCTTCGTCGATTGGCCGGGGTTGAACGCCGGTGGTTCCTGGCGCGCACCGGCTGCTCGCTCGACGAACTTGCGGGGCGGGAAATCGCCAAGTTCGTCTCGCTGGGGATGCTCGTCGACGACGGCCAAGCGGTCCGGCTCACCCGCGCGGGGTTGTTCGTCAGCGATGCGCTGTGGCCGGAGTTGCT